In the Anaerobaca lacustris genome, GATAGGGGCGCATCGGCTCAGCGGACGGAGGCGTCTTCGGGCAGGCGGAGCTTCTGGTAGAGATTGCGTCGGCCGGCTTTGTCGCCTTCCATGGTGGCGCGGGCGTATTCGGCGACCTCTCTGGCCTTTTCGCGCGGCACGCAGATCACGCCGTCGCCGTCGGCAACGATGACGTCGCCGGGCCGCACCAGCACGCCGCCGCAGACGATCGGCCGATTGACCGATTCGATCTCGTTACGTCCCGGCCGAATGCCCCGTCCGGGCCTGCGGAGGTAGAGCGGATTCTGCTGCGTGGCGATCTCGTCCAGATCGCGCGCCGTTGCGTTGGTGACCACGCCGACGCAGCCTCGAAGCTGCCAGCCCATGATGTTGTTCGAGCCGATCGAGCCGACGTCGGAGTCCAGGGCGTCGTCGAAGACCAATGCCGTGCCCGTGCGAATCAGCGGCACGAACGGCTCGGGTGTTACTTCGTTGTACGTACTGCCGACCCACCTGTTGAAGACGTCGGTTTCCATCGGCGGGGCGGGGGGCTGGTTCGTCGGAACGTACCGCGCCGTCACGGCAATTCCGATGAAGCGGTGCTTGTACTGCTGGACATCCGTCCACGCGGGGCGGATCTCCGGCGACATCAGGCCCACGTTGGCCAGTCCGACCTTGTCCATCCCGTCGGAGACGTCGGCCACGCGGAGGTCCTCGAACAGACCGAGAGTCTCCTGATCTTCCTGTTCGCTGTAGACCTTCGTCTCGATAAAGTTCCTTCCCCTTCGCAACTCCTCGACGCCGGAACGGGCGGTGGGCTGGGCCCCGAGCTTCTCCCCATCGGGCGTCAGTGCGGCCCATGCCCACAGTAGCAGAGCGGTGGTGAGGGTCAACGTGAGAGTCGTCTTTGCCGGCGGGTTCCTCTGGGCCATGATCTGCCTCCTTGTGCCTGTCGATCCGATCGGTCGAGGGCTCCTACGCCTCTGTGATGACGCGGGGGCGAGCGTTCGAATGTCGTACGAAGAGGTCTCCCACGACGTCGGTAGTCCAAACCAAAAAAAAGGGCCCCTGCCGGGTCAGCGCGAGAGTATTCCCTTACATCATTTTTGGGTGTGTTTGAAATACCTGCCGCCTGTTTCGCGCAGGGGCGCGAACTCCACTCCAAGTCTGTACTTGTCCGGGAGACCTCTTGTCGTTGTCAAAGAACGTCGCAGGCGTCCCAGAGCCGTCGGTCGCCCGCCGTCTGTATGTGTTGATCGGCATCGAAATCACGAGGGCTTGAGGCTTTTTGGCGGGCACTCGGCGGGTGCCGTTCGTCGCCTCGCAAAGGGGCAAACGGCCTGTGGATCGCGTTCGTCTTCCGCCGGTCCCCACAGGTCCCCAACCATGTCCGATGCGTCTGGGTCAATCGTCCCAGGCTGAGTGGTTGACCCGTCTTAAACCCGATAACGTAGGCTCTGTCTGGACTGGCAGGGGCTATCGGACGCAAAAAAAACTTCACAATCTTCGATTCGCGTCCTACGATGCGGCCCATGCTGGAGATTGTCGCCAACACCCAGATCGATGAAAACGAGCTGCTCTTCAAGGCCTCGCGCAGCGGCGGTCCGGGCGGGCAGAACGTCAACAAGCTCAACACGCGCGTGACGCTGCTGTTCGACGTGGTCGGTTCGCCGGGCCTGTCGGACGAGCAGAAGCAGAGAGTCCTCCAATCGCTTTCGACGCGGATCGACAAGCAGGGCGTTCTTCGCGTCGTCTCGCAGCGGTTCCGCACGCAGGCGGCCAACCGCCAGGCGGCGATCGAGCGATTCGTTCAATTGCTGGCCGATGTGTTGGCGCCCCGTCCGGTGC is a window encoding:
- a CDS encoding RraA family protein, which codes for MAQRNPPAKTTLTLTLTTALLLWAWAALTPDGEKLGAQPTARSGVEELRRGRNFIETKVYSEQEDQETLGLFEDLRVADVSDGMDKVGLANVGLMSPEIRPAWTDVQQYKHRFIGIAVTARYVPTNQPPAPPMETDVFNRWVGSTYNEVTPEPFVPLIRTGTALVFDDALDSDVGSIGSNNIMGWQLRGCVGVVTNATARDLDEIATQQNPLYLRRPGRGIRPGRNEIESVNRPIVCGGVLVRPGDVIVADGDGVICVPREKAREVAEYARATMEGDKAGRRNLYQKLRLPEDASVR
- the arfB gene encoding alternative ribosome rescue aminoacyl-tRNA hydrolase ArfB, producing MLEIVANTQIDENELLFKASRSGGPGGQNVNKLNTRVTLLFDVVGSPGLSDEQKQRVLQSLSTRIDKQGVLRVVSQRFRTQAANRQAAIERFVQLLADVLAPRPVRRKTKAPAGARQRRLDDKKHRSRLKQQRSGRDWP